A genomic segment from [Flavobacterium] thermophilum encodes:
- a CDS encoding Protein of uncharacterised function (DUF3426), with product MIFRRKQRTQPEAELPAQHVKQPEVGTKTTLSFHPDWQLSPEETYVYRFYHEQLPPLQPNQISISGVKLVEYNDGFVAVAILRNTLPKPVRFERIRLLLLDEDGTAIARKEFDMSPFGELPPMTARPWRFLFAAEDKLVDQLPADGWKIAFELTPRHRLDLEESWEQALSAKQRQHLQALVDSVPPPAPGEVNFMVIEAKQLPSGELGVTLLIRNGSDKHIHFEQIPLEVRDHAGDIVARGLFPCHLEVKAHTSKPWTFLFPPELLHKAEPDWTSWKVTIPSSPAQSEKQETPSSDE from the coding sequence ATGATTTTCCGACGAAAACAACGCACGCAACCGGAAGCCGAGCTGCCGGCGCAACATGTCAAACAGCCGGAGGTCGGAACGAAAACGACGCTGTCGTTTCATCCGGACTGGCAGCTGTCTCCGGAAGAAACGTACGTCTATCGCTTTTACCACGAACAGCTGCCGCCGCTTCAGCCAAACCAAATTTCCATTTCCGGCGTCAAGCTGGTCGAATACAACGATGGGTTTGTCGCTGTCGCCATTTTGCGCAACACGCTGCCGAAGCCGGTTCGCTTTGAACGAATCCGCCTGTTGCTGCTTGACGAGGATGGCACGGCGATCGCCCGCAAAGAGTTTGATATGAGCCCTTTCGGCGAACTGCCGCCGATGACGGCCCGCCCGTGGCGGTTTTTGTTCGCCGCCGAGGACAAGCTCGTCGATCAGTTGCCTGCAGATGGATGGAAGATCGCCTTTGAACTGACACCGCGGCATCGGCTCGACCTAGAGGAAAGCTGGGAGCAGGCGCTGTCGGCCAAGCAGCGCCAACATCTGCAAGCCCTCGTTGACTCGGTTCCGCCTCCCGCTCCCGGAGAGGTGAACTTCATGGTCATTGAAGCGAAACAGCTGCCTTCCGGTGAACTAGGCGTCACGTTGCTCATTCGCAACGGCAGCGACAAACATATCCATTTTGAACAAATCCCGCTTGAAGTGCGGGATCATGCTGGCGACATCGTCGCCCGCGGATTATTTCCCTGCCATCTGGAAGTGAAAGCTCACACCAGCAAACCATGGACGTTCCTCTTCCCACCGGAATTGCTGCACAAAGCAGAACCGGATTGGACGTCCTGGAAGGTGACAATCCCATCCTCCCCGGCACAGAGCGAAAAGCAAGAAACGCCGTCAAGCGACGAGTAA
- a CDS encoding Probable CtpA-like serine protease: MNVIQRWAAALMLLAASFSVWSPPAEAAAAPASTKVLEEVRELVRQYYVEPVSDRVLKASTPQDIVKQLDPYSAYMTKQEYEEFLKWIDMESVGIGVMVEEDEDGVHILSVLDNGPAARAGLQPGDVIRAVDGQPVTNETMEKVLSLIAGEEGTTVAVTVWRPSTEETVSVTIKREKIDWPNVEFKRLAGNIGYIQLYSFDETAPGEIERAIRSLSGVKGWIFDLRDNPGGYVETAQKIAGFFPNVKQAFQLRDRSNHPEVYAAVKQPVQMTGPIRLLVNASSASASEMLAAAVKEQKAAVLYGQRTFGKGSMQEMFELSDGSMLKLTVAHFFSPKGTPIHNVGVKPDVPTVVGKELYAAHRDLLIGQLKGYQSLGKLRNAPVDKTFVVRFSRPLANTAVSGVKLYQLGGQEVAVTAQIRRGTELLIKPAAKLAKGQSYLLVIPPVLKSKDGVAMKKGAYMEIQTAASTK; encoded by the coding sequence ATGAATGTGATTCAGCGATGGGCGGCGGCTCTTATGTTGCTTGCGGCTTCATTTTCGGTTTGGAGTCCGCCGGCGGAGGCGGCGGCGGCTCCGGCGTCAACGAAGGTGCTCGAAGAAGTGAGGGAGTTGGTTCGTCAGTATTATGTTGAACCCGTAAGCGATCGAGTGCTGAAAGCCAGCACCCCGCAAGATATTGTCAAACAGCTTGACCCGTATTCTGCCTATATGACAAAACAAGAATACGAGGAATTTTTGAAGTGGATTGACATGGAGTCTGTCGGCATCGGCGTGATGGTTGAGGAAGATGAGGACGGCGTCCACATCCTGTCTGTCTTGGACAATGGACCAGCCGCCCGCGCCGGGCTGCAGCCGGGCGATGTGATTCGGGCGGTTGACGGGCAGCCGGTAACAAATGAGACTATGGAAAAAGTATTGAGCTTGATCGCAGGGGAAGAAGGAACGACGGTGGCCGTAACCGTTTGGCGGCCGTCGACCGAGGAAACCGTCAGTGTCACCATCAAGCGGGAAAAAATCGACTGGCCGAACGTTGAGTTCAAACGGCTGGCAGGGAATATCGGCTATATTCAGCTATATAGTTTTGATGAGACAGCGCCCGGTGAGATCGAACGCGCCATCCGCTCGTTAAGCGGGGTGAAAGGGTGGATTTTTGACCTCCGCGACAATCCGGGGGGATATGTGGAAACGGCGCAGAAAATCGCCGGCTTTTTCCCGAATGTGAAACAGGCGTTTCAGTTGCGCGACCGTTCGAATCACCCAGAAGTGTATGCCGCTGTCAAACAGCCGGTGCAAATGACGGGACCGATCCGGCTGCTTGTCAACGCGTCGAGCGCGAGTGCGTCGGAAATGTTGGCGGCGGCGGTGAAGGAGCAAAAGGCGGCCGTTTTGTATGGGCAACGGACGTTTGGCAAAGGATCGATGCAGGAAATGTTTGAGCTGTCGGACGGCAGCATGTTGAAGTTGACCGTCGCCCACTTTTTCTCGCCAAAAGGGACGCCGATTCATAACGTTGGGGTGAAGCCGGATGTGCCGACGGTCGTTGGGAAAGAGCTGTATGCCGCTCACCGCGATTTGCTGATTGGGCAGCTGAAAGGGTATCAGTCGCTCGGCAAGCTGCGCAATGCGCCGGTCGATAAGACGTTTGTCGTCCGTTTCTCTCGTCCGCTCGCCAATACCGCGGTAAGCGGAGTAAAATTGTATCAATTAGGTGGACAGGAAGTAGCGGTGACGGCGCAAATCCGCCGGGGGACGGAGCTTTTGATCAAACCGGCAGCGAAGCTGGCCAAAGGGCAGAGCTATTTGTTGGTCATTCCGCCGGTGTTAAAAAGCAAAGACGGCGTAGCGATGAAAAAAGGCGCTTACATGGAGATTCAAACCGCTGCTTCTACGAAATAA
- a CDS encoding Exopolysaccharide biosynthesis protein related to N-acetylglucosamine-1-phosphodiester alpha-N-acetylglucosaminidase produces MGKAKNIIRIGVGAVLAAWTALQAPEADAGANVVYWEGMRLVQGQIGKLEIVKPINLWKRENGALTFVRVLQPGEQYRVYSYDEAFGGQYGVGGGYYVTNIKGHVVYKTPSREKLKLVNPGKYGARQLAVGTVVKEVSTRIASGVEKEEMEIVGTRGKQHVYKLDIDTSNERLVIETALSNDQVLGIEPVLEQAKRYDGRDGTVLAAVNGDYFKQDGSPTDLMVHRGEIVITNTTPAAERTIFGISADGKPMIGNPDVQIGVRIGQGSSYPVDGINKPRRAHQLILYTPYFAASTKTNALGTEVVLTNVQGVLNGNGTVTGTVKKVVVGQGNEPLQPGELVLSGHGRASDYLRQAKEGDAVEISLQYDQPEWSGVKEALGGRYRLVADGKVQPFSIKGVHPRTAVGIDKNGNVMLVVVDGRQPAHSQGMTLNELAKLMHELGAVDAMTLDGGGSSTFVVRQPNGQLKVENKPSDGFARPVANALLVVYKETQENGESEEVLDDFETESKWNASGVNYVGAAVERTTEKVREGKQALKISYDFRGMPGTSGVYASREEAIWISKRPQAIGMWVYGDGSGHWLRAQLRDGSGRRIWIDFARHVNWTGWKYVQAAVPSDVALPLMLEMPVRYMETDIGRKNAGAIYIDGLRAIFR; encoded by the coding sequence GTGGGAAAAGCGAAGAACATCATCCGCATTGGGGTCGGGGCGGTGTTGGCCGCATGGACGGCGCTGCAAGCGCCAGAAGCGGATGCCGGAGCGAATGTCGTTTACTGGGAAGGCATGCGCCTTGTGCAGGGGCAAATTGGAAAATTGGAGATCGTGAAACCGATTAACCTATGGAAACGGGAAAACGGGGCGCTGACGTTTGTCCGCGTGTTGCAGCCTGGAGAACAGTACCGGGTGTATTCGTATGACGAGGCGTTTGGCGGCCAATACGGGGTTGGCGGTGGATATTACGTCACCAATATCAAAGGGCATGTTGTGTATAAAACGCCGTCGAGGGAGAAGCTGAAGCTTGTCAATCCGGGGAAGTATGGGGCAAGGCAGCTGGCGGTCGGCACAGTGGTAAAGGAAGTGTCGACGCGCATCGCCTCTGGGGTGGAAAAAGAGGAAATGGAAATCGTCGGAACGCGCGGCAAGCAGCACGTGTACAAGCTTGACATCGATACGTCGAATGAGAGGCTGGTCATTGAGACGGCGCTGTCCAATGATCAAGTGCTTGGCATTGAACCGGTGCTTGAGCAGGCAAAACGGTACGATGGCCGCGACGGAACCGTGCTGGCGGCGGTGAACGGCGATTATTTCAAACAGGATGGTTCGCCGACCGATTTGATGGTGCACCGTGGGGAAATTGTGATAACAAATACGACGCCGGCGGCGGAACGGACGATTTTTGGCATCAGCGCTGATGGGAAGCCGATGATTGGAAACCCAGATGTTCAAATTGGCGTTCGAATTGGACAAGGAAGCTCATATCCCGTCGATGGCATCAACAAGCCGCGGCGCGCTCATCAGTTGATTTTGTACACCCCGTATTTCGCTGCTTCCACGAAAACGAACGCTCTTGGGACGGAAGTCGTGCTGACGAATGTACAAGGGGTGTTGAACGGAAATGGAACGGTCACCGGAACGGTGAAGAAAGTTGTAGTCGGTCAAGGCAATGAACCGCTCCAGCCTGGAGAGCTCGTGTTGTCGGGCCATGGCCGGGCGAGTGACTATTTGCGGCAGGCGAAAGAAGGGGATGCGGTGGAAATTTCCCTTCAGTATGACCAGCCCGAATGGAGTGGGGTGAAAGAAGCGCTCGGCGGCCGATACCGGTTGGTGGCGGATGGAAAAGTGCAGCCGTTTTCGATTAAAGGAGTCCATCCGCGTACAGCCGTCGGCATTGACAAGAACGGAAATGTCATGCTCGTCGTTGTCGATGGCCGCCAGCCTGCCCATAGCCAAGGAATGACATTGAATGAGCTGGCCAAGCTGATGCATGAGCTTGGCGCCGTCGATGCGATGACGCTCGATGGCGGCGGTTCTTCGACATTTGTCGTCCGCCAGCCAAATGGGCAGCTCAAAGTCGAAAACAAACCGTCTGATGGATTTGCGCGTCCGGTGGCGAATGCGCTTCTTGTTGTGTACAAAGAGACGCAAGAGAACGGGGAAAGCGAAGAAGTGCTTGATGACTTTGAAACGGAGTCGAAGTGGAATGCATCGGGCGTCAACTATGTGGGGGCTGCGGTCGAGCGGACGACAGAAAAGGTGAGAGAAGGAAAGCAGGCGCTGAAAATTTCATATGATTTTCGCGGGATGCCAGGGACATCCGGCGTCTATGCTAGTCGGGAGGAAGCGATTTGGATTTCGAAACGGCCGCAAGCGATTGGCATGTGGGTGTATGGAGACGGAAGCGGCCATTGGCTGCGCGCCCAGCTGCGGGATGGAAGCGGGCGCCGCATCTGGATCGATTTTGCCCGCCATGTCAATTGGACCGGTTGGAAATATGTGCAAGCCGCTGTGCCTAGCGATGTCGCGCTTCCGCTCATGCTGGAGATGCCGGTTCGTTATATGGAAACGGATATCGGACGGAAAAACGCCGGAGCGATTTATATCGACGGCCTTCGCGCCATCTTCCGCTGA
- the yhcR_2 gene encoding Endonuclease YhcR precursor yields MKIKSWKKTFNIVLIWAMVISLFAPVKVSKAAEVMTVAEAIANNSGNATVEGYIVGVVKSGNGASITYSHTGPFTVDTNLALADNPNETDKSKIIPVQLPSGPIRTALNLKTNAANLGKKVQITGSLEAYFNVPGLKSPTSYAFVEDTNPAKVQPVTASPAAGAVEKGTVVTLSTATPGAKIYYTTDGTDPTETSTKYTGSITIDGDVTIKAIAVANGLEKSEVQTFVYKVLQEQSIADVRKQAVGTQVRTTGIVTAVLKNTVYIQDETAGIVLYGSGLNVQRGDKVRVKGTLAEYRTLLEINVQASDVQVIGSETVPQPQVLTADQLNEDKEGMLVAVHNVTVESLSNGNYIAKDGNGNTFVIRPEDVNLLSVNKTYESITGVLGAFDGTYQLIPRDAADIITDLSKVQPITATPGSGLVKRGDKITLSTATEGATIYYTTDNSEPTTNSLVYREPITITKNTTIKAFGVKDGLTNSEVATFNYIVQAGEIRIRDIQGAGHISPLNGSNVTDVEGIVTYVVDDNNFYMQDLQPDNDDKTSEGILVYKKLHGVNVGDVVQVTGQVKEWLLEGYSEKAQTDLTVTGINASSGSIKVISRGQPLPAPVVIGKDRALPTEVIDNDSFTKFDPEEDGIDFFESLEGMLVQVDNPKVVAPQKYGEIIVVPESIPTNTIAGGLKISETDYNPERIMIDINDENYVAKTGDYFDGSIKGVVSYSFSNYKVLSNKSDLPKLIEGTTVRETTTITPDPEKLTIASYNVENFSAKTDDAKVTKLAQAIVQNLKQPDIIGLVEMQDNDGETDSGNTNADQSFARLINKIKELGGPEYAYTDIDPENNRDGGAPGGNIRVGFLYNQDRVSLVEGTKGTATQAVGFENGKLTLNPGRIDPTNPAFDSSRKPLAAQFKFNGKSVIVIANHFNSKSGDFPLFGKVQPPEFKSEAKRLEMARIVNNFVKDVQSKDPNANIVVLGDFNDFEFSNPLKTLKGNELTNMIEKVPAEERYSYTHQGNSQVLDHILVSNNLAQSTIVDIVHINSSFMEVHGRASDHDPVLIQIQLGATQPKYDKVYNLVGFSTKKLTIQAANSLINMDGTSVIREGIWLKNSATVKGEGLKNTKIVISPTSKDAVIDLSGAEVKEVLIDNANVKEIKGAENVQLWTVTNGVDTSNIIFKDSKGEVISPVTLPSLSKGSAEINLCRSFLFVL; encoded by the coding sequence ATGAAGATAAAAAGTTGGAAGAAGACTTTTAACATAGTGCTCATTTGGGCTATGGTCATAAGTCTGTTTGCCCCTGTTAAAGTATCAAAAGCAGCTGAAGTTATGACAGTTGCTGAAGCAATTGCCAATAATTCTGGAAACGCAACAGTAGAAGGTTATATAGTTGGAGTTGTAAAATCAGGAAATGGCGCAAGCATTACGTATTCACATACAGGGCCATTTACTGTCGATACGAACCTTGCACTAGCAGATAATCCAAATGAAACAGACAAATCAAAAATAATCCCGGTACAGTTGCCAAGCGGACCGATTAGAACAGCCCTTAACTTAAAGACTAATGCAGCGAATTTAGGGAAAAAAGTTCAAATTACTGGAAGCCTAGAAGCTTATTTTAATGTCCCTGGTCTTAAGTCTCCAACATCTTATGCATTTGTTGAAGATACTAACCCAGCAAAAGTCCAACCAGTCACCGCTTCCCCTGCAGCCGGAGCGGTTGAAAAGGGAACAGTAGTAACGCTATCAACAGCAACACCAGGTGCAAAAATCTATTATACAACGGACGGAACAGATCCAACCGAAACAAGTACAAAGTATACAGGTTCAATAACCATTGACGGAGATGTAACGATTAAAGCAATCGCTGTAGCAAATGGGCTTGAAAAAAGTGAAGTTCAGACTTTTGTCTATAAAGTTTTGCAAGAGCAATCGATTGCGGATGTAAGAAAACAAGCAGTCGGCACACAGGTGAGGACTACAGGAATCGTGACGGCTGTATTAAAAAATACCGTCTATATCCAGGATGAAACGGCTGGAATCGTCCTATACGGTTCAGGACTGAATGTTCAACGCGGAGATAAAGTTCGTGTAAAAGGAACTTTAGCAGAATACAGAACGTTATTGGAAATCAATGTTCAAGCAAGTGATGTACAAGTAATCGGATCCGAGACTGTTCCACAGCCGCAAGTGTTAACAGCAGACCAACTTAACGAAGATAAAGAAGGTATGCTTGTAGCTGTTCACAATGTAACCGTTGAATCTTTATCCAACGGCAATTATATTGCCAAAGATGGCAACGGAAATACGTTTGTAATTCGTCCGGAAGATGTAAACTTACTTTCTGTTAATAAAACCTATGAATCTATTACCGGCGTCTTAGGTGCATTTGATGGGACATACCAGTTAATTCCTCGTGATGCAGCTGATATTATTACTGATTTAAGTAAAGTGCAACCTATTACAGCGACTCCTGGTTCGGGACTAGTGAAGAGAGGAGATAAGATAACATTATCAACAGCCACAGAAGGCGCGACAATCTACTACACAACAGACAACAGCGAACCTACGACAAACAGCCTCGTCTATCGTGAACCAATTACTATAACTAAAAATACTACGATCAAGGCTTTTGGTGTTAAAGATGGTTTAACGAACAGTGAAGTAGCTACCTTTAATTACATCGTTCAAGCTGGAGAAATTCGTATCCGTGATATTCAGGGCGCTGGGCATATTTCACCATTAAATGGATCAAATGTAACAGATGTTGAAGGTATCGTAACTTATGTAGTTGATGATAATAACTTTTATATGCAAGATTTACAGCCAGATAATGATGATAAGACATCAGAAGGAATATTAGTTTATAAAAAACTTCATGGCGTAAATGTTGGTGACGTTGTTCAAGTAACAGGACAGGTAAAAGAATGGTTACTGGAAGGATACTCTGAAAAAGCACAAACAGATTTGACTGTTACAGGAATAAATGCGTCATCTGGATCAATAAAAGTGATTTCAAGAGGACAACCGCTTCCTGCACCAGTTGTGATTGGAAAAGACCGAGCCCTTCCGACTGAAGTTATTGATAATGACAGTTTCACTAAATTTGATCCGGAAGAAGACGGAATCGACTTCTTTGAAAGCTTAGAAGGAATGCTTGTGCAGGTAGATAATCCAAAGGTTGTTGCACCGCAAAAATATGGTGAGATCATCGTTGTCCCTGAATCAATTCCAACGAATACAATAGCTGGTGGATTAAAAATTTCAGAAACAGACTACAACCCTGAAAGAATCATGATTGATATTAATGATGAAAACTATGTGGCAAAAACGGGAGATTATTTTGATGGCTCAATCAAGGGAGTTGTAAGTTATAGTTTCAGCAACTATAAAGTGTTAAGCAATAAAAGTGATTTACCAAAGCTTATTGAAGGAACAACCGTTCGTGAAACAACAACGATTACTCCAGACCCAGAGAAACTGACAATTGCTTCTTACAATGTAGAGAATTTCTCAGCAAAAACAGATGACGCAAAGGTAACAAAGCTAGCACAGGCAATTGTCCAAAATTTGAAGCAGCCGGATATTATCGGTTTAGTAGAAATGCAGGATAATGACGGGGAAACAGACAGCGGAAATACCAATGCTGATCAAAGTTTTGCGAGATTAATCAACAAAATTAAAGAACTTGGAGGTCCAGAATACGCTTATACGGATATCGATCCGGAAAATAATAGGGACGGCGGTGCTCCTGGTGGAAATATTCGCGTTGGCTTTCTTTATAACCAAGACCGGGTATCTCTTGTAGAAGGAACAAAAGGTACTGCCACACAAGCAGTTGGTTTTGAAAATGGAAAACTGACATTAAACCCAGGCCGCATTGACCCAACAAACCCGGCGTTTGATTCCAGCCGTAAGCCGCTGGCAGCACAGTTTAAATTTAATGGAAAAAGTGTGATCGTAATAGCAAACCATTTCAACTCTAAAAGCGGAGACTTTCCTTTATTCGGGAAAGTTCAGCCTCCAGAATTCAAAAGCGAGGCTAAACGCCTTGAAATGGCAAGAATCGTTAACAATTTTGTAAAAGATGTTCAATCAAAAGATCCGAATGCAAATATTGTGGTATTAGGGGACTTTAATGATTTCGAATTTTCAAATCCTTTAAAAACACTAAAAGGAAACGAATTAACAAATATGATCGAGAAAGTTCCGGCAGAAGAGCGCTATTCGTATACGCATCAAGGGAACTCCCAAGTACTTGATCACATTTTAGTATCTAATAACTTGGCACAATCAACAATAGTCGATATTGTCCATATCAACTCATCTTTTATGGAAGTGCACGGACGTGCAAGCGACCATGATCCGGTACTAATTCAGATACAATTAGGTGCTACACAGCCGAAATATGACAAGGTATATAATCTTGTTGGATTCTCAACCAAAAAACTAACGATTCAAGCTGCCAACTCTCTGATCAACATGGACGGCACTTCAGTAATTAGAGAGGGAATCTGGCTAAAGAACTCAGCTACTGTTAAAGGGGAAGGTTTAAAAAATACAAAAATTGTGATCAGCCCAACTTCAAAAGATGCTGTCATTGACTTAAGCGGTGCAGAAGTAAAAGAAGTATTAATCGACAATGCCAATGTAAAAGAGATTAAAGGCGCAGAAAATGTTCAATTATGGACGGTAACGAACGGAGTTGATACCTCTAATATCATATTTAAGGATTCAAAGGGAGAAGTAATATCGCCTGTCACGCTCCCAAGTTTGTCGAAAGGCTCTGCGGAGATAAATCTCTGCAGGTCTTTTCTTTTTGTACTTTAG